The Antedon mediterranea chromosome 11, ecAntMedi1.1, whole genome shotgun sequence genome window below encodes:
- the LOC140062145 gene encoding PITH domain-containing protein 1-like yields the protein MSGHSHGGGGGHGSCADEHSHDDGPERGMQFTLFTKIDKDNVECLNEVDDGSGKLVFKPWNERLNKEKFVESDADEELLFNIPFTGHVKLKGIVVIGGEEDYHPSQMRLFKNRPHMTFDDARAEPDQVFEMQRDSAGDLEYSTKIARFSGVHTLSIHFSKNFGEDSTKIYYIGLRGEFSPAPRQEVLLVSYEAFPNPADHKHSLQDQARHEIQ from the exons ATGTCTGGTCACAGTCACGGAGGAGGAGGTGGCCATGGGAGTTGTGCTGATGAACACTCGCATGATGATGGTCCAGAAAGAGGAATGCAATTTACTTTGTTTACAAAAATTGATAAAGATAATGTAGAATGTCTAAATGAAGTAGATGATGGGTCGGGGAAATTAGTATTCAAACCCTGGAATGAGCGACTGAACAAAGAAAAG TTTGTTGAAAGTGATGCCGATGAGGAGCTACTTTTTAACATTCC ATTCACAGGTCATGTAAAATTGAAAGGAATTGTTGTGATTGGAGGAGAAGAAGATTATCATCCGTCTCAAATGAGACT ATTTAAGAATCGACCTCACATGACCTTTGATGATGCAAGGGCCGAGCCTGATCAAGTGTTTGAGATGCAGAGAGACAGCGCAGGTGATCTGGAATATTCTACTAA aaTTGCAAGATTCAGTGGAGTACACACACTATCAATTCATTTCTCCAAGAACTTTGGTGAAGACTCAACCAAGATATACTACATTGGCTTACGAGGCGAGTTTTCACCTGCTCCAAggcaagaagtattgttagtgTCGTACGAGGCCTTCCCTAACCCAGCTGATCATAAACATAGTCTACAAGATCAAGCAAGGCATGAAATCCAATGA